Genomic DNA from Candidatus Obscuribacterales bacterium:
GCCACCCTGCTGCCAGTGCAGGTGGCGGGGGGCAATCCTCCCGATCTGGCGCTGTTTCCCCAGCCGGGCTTGATGGCTGACCTGGCCCGCGAGGGTGCCCTCGTGCCCTTGGATCCGTTCCTTGACGCCGATGCCCTATCTGCCGCCTACGATTCCAACTGGCTGGAGTTAGGACGGGTGGATGGACAGATGTATGGACTGTGGGCAAGGGCCGATGTCAAAAGCCTAGTGTGGTATCGCCCCGATGTGTTTGCTGCCGCGGGCTACGAGATTCCCAACACCTGGGACGAGATGATGGATCTCACGGCAGCGATCGCCGCAGATGGTGGTGTGCCTTGGTGCTTGGGCATGGAGAGCGGAACGGCCAGCGGCTGGGTGGGCACCGACTGGGTGGAAGATATCTTGCTGCGGTCGGCGGGCCCCGAGGTCTACGATCAGTGGGTGTTCCATGAAATTCCCTTTAATTCGCCCCCAGTACGCGATGCCTTCGAGCGATTTGGAGCGATCGCCCTCAATCCTGACTATGTTCTGGGAGGCCCGGTGGGCATCCTTAGCACCCCCTTTGGCGATTCGCCCTTACCCATGTTTGACGACCCACCGGGCTGCTATCTGCATCGCCAAACCAACTTCATCTCGACATTCTTTCCTCCGGATGTGGCCGTCGGCGAAGATGTCGCCATTTTCCTACTACCAGAGATTAATCCGACCATCGGGCAACCAGTTTTAGTCGCCGGTACCGCCTTTGGCATGCTGAACGATACCCCAGCTGCTCGGGCCGTGATGGACTATTTGCTCACTCCCACTCCCCATGAAACCTGGGTGCGTCTTGAAAATTATGTGTCTCCCCACCGGCAAGTGTCGTCAACGGCCTACCAAAATACCGTTACCCAGCAACAGGCGGATATTTTAGCCAATGCCGAGATTGTGCGATTTGATGCATCCGACCTAATGCCAGGGGCCGTGGGCACCGGTACCTTTTGGAGTGGCATCGTCGATTATGTGGGCGGTGCAGACCTAGACACTGTGCTCAACACCGTTGATGAAAGCTGGCCTTCATCGCCCTAAATGTCACCCATGCTCCCGGATGGGTGACATCATCCAAATTGTTATAATTGGCGTTGCTGAATGCAGCGATAACTCGAACCATTCACCATCTACCCTAGGAACACATCGCTCTCCAGCTCCATAGATATCATCGGCTGTCGCTGATGATATCCAAAGCTGACTCTACTTTAGCTATACAGCCCTAGAAAACAACCTAGGGTAGGTTGTCCTCTGCCGAAACTGTGCCTCAAACGTCTTGTGCGTTCATCCAACACCTGTCAGGCATTTCTTCATAGATCAACATAACACCCTGCTATCAAGTACTCCCCATCAGGGCATCCTAAAACAATTCCCAACTCGGCCGTGCAGCTACCTGTGAACGGACTTGGACGATAGAGCACCCGCCATGACTCATTCTCCTGATGCCTCCGACCGATTGCCGGTCAATCAATTTTTTCAGTCTGCTGATGATGACCTAGTCCCACCGCCCACAGCATCCCTTCCAACAGGATTAGCAGCCCTCAAGCAAGGTCACTACAAGAAGGCGATCGCCCACCTAGAGGCGGTATGTCAGAGTGCTCTGGATGAGGCTACCCATCTTAAGGCGCAGATGGGCTTGATTAAGGCCTATGAAAAAACCGGTGATCTAAAACTAGCGATCGCCCTCTGTAAGCCACTCTGTCATCATTCCAGCGAACGAATTAAGCAGTGGAGCCAGCAGGCACTCACCCAGCTCGAACTCCGTGCTGCCCAGCCGACACCGCCAGCCGAGGCCGCTCCGGTTCCCGATCCCCCAGCACCACCAGCAACCACACCTCAGGTACCAGATCAAACCGGATTTGTGCCCCTTGCAACGCCATCGAGCGCCACTCAACGCCAGCGTGTCGAATGGCCCGCTGGTGGATCCACTCAGATTCAACCTCCCTCCACCCAAATTCAATCCAGCCAGACCAACGAGGCAGAGTCTGCACCGTCCAATTCTCCTGATACCCTGACGCCTCCAGTTTCTCCCGAAGATGGGCCGCCTGATGAGATCGCGGCCCATCCTCCCGTGGTGATTGAACAACCGCCGGAGAGCGATCGCCCCCTAAAAGAGCATGGCTTCACCTGGCGCAACGGCGGTCGAGCCCAAAAATGGAATGCTCTCTTGCCCGATAAAGGACAATTGGTTGAAACCTGGATGATCCAAGGGCTAACAGCGATCGCCCTCGTCTTAGTTCTGCGGGGACTGCTGCAAGGGATCGTCATCATCGCCCATTCCCTACGTAATCTAGTCACAACCCTCCTTTATCAACAGCGCTATGGATTTCCCTCAACAGGTTTTCTTTGGTGGGTCGTGCCCATTGTGCTGCTGTTGTGGGCGATCGCTCCTTGGGTGATGACCGGCATCCTGCGTTGGAACTATGGAGCGCGATCGCTCTCTGATGAGCAACTCGAACAATCCAGTCCCGAATCCCTACGTTTGGTCAAACGATTGTGCAACCGAGAGCGGTGTCCTCGCCCCCGCCTACTGTGGCTGCCAGCCACAGCGCCCATCACCTTGGCCTATGGACATCTGCCCTACACCCACCATGTGGTGATTAGCCAAGGAGCCCTAGAACAGTTTCAAGAAGAAGAACTCGCTAGTCTTATCGCTAGCAACATGGCTCATATCCTGCAGCACACCAACCCCTTGATGACGCTGCTGGCCATCATCATCCAACTACCCTACCTGCTCTATTGGAAATGCGCCGTCTGGAGCGATCGCCTCGCAATTCCCGTAGTGAACCTACCCCTAGTCTTGCTGTCCGTCATCGGCTACGGGTTGTATAGACTGTTGCGCTACCCAGCCCTATGGCTCTCGCGCTATCGCATCCAGCTCAGCGATCGCGTGGCCGCCAACGAAACGGGGAATCCCAACGCCCTGAGCCGAGCGTTGTTGAAAATGAGCCTAGGCGTCGCCCAGGATATCCAGCGCCAGTCCCATACGCCCTATGGGCTAGAAAGCATGGATCTGCTCATGCCCATCAGCCACCGCAGCGCCCTCAGCCTCAGTGGAGCCTCAGATCTCAGCACCCTTGAAGCGATCCTCACCTGGGAGGTGCAAAATCCCCACCGCCGCTGGCTGTCGATTAACAATACTCATCCACCCTTGAGCGATCGCCTCCTCTTCCTCAGCCGCTGCGCCCAGCGCTGGCAGCTCAGTCCAGAATGTATCCTGTCCTCCCCCGTTGCGCCCACGCTCAGACTCCCTGCCCTGCTTCGGCAGGCTGCTCCCTTTGTGGGTCTACCTATCGGCATCATGCTAGCGTTGGCTCTCTGGGGGCTGGGCTTAGTGGCGGATTGGATGCGCTGGGATCCTCTCATCTGGCTGTGGGGCGATCGCCCCCTCCTGTATGGACTGGGATGCATAGGCTGCGCCATCGGTCTCATCCTGCGGGTGAATCCCATGTTTCCCGACATCACCCGCCAAAACTCCGCGATCAATCCGCCCTTGCCTGACCTGCTCACCACCGCTCCCCCGCTGCCATTAACCGGTCATCCCGTCCAGCTCTACGGTAAGTTGCTGGGACGACCAGGCTGGAGCAATGCCTGCGAGCAAGATTTGCTGCTACAAACCGAGAGTGGATTGATCAAACTGCATTACCTCTCCCCCCTAGGGGCCACAGGCTCCCCCCACCGCGCCATCCAAAACATTGTGACGATTACCGGATGGTTTCGACGGGGGGCAACCCCATGGATCGATGTCGATCGCCTGCAAATCCAGGGCCGTTCCAGCATTAAAAGCGGCCATCCTATTTGGTCTACTTTGACAGCCTTTGCCATTGCATTCCTGGGAATTTGGATCATTGTCCGGGGTATTGGCTAAAGGTCTGAACAGTTGAATAGCCCCAAAGTCCTAACAATGCCCACACCCGTTGATGGGACAGAAGTCCGCTGCTTGCAGGTTGCATGATCTCTGCTGTTAGTGTTACGGTTCTTTACGGGAGTCCGTCACCACCCCTTCAAATAATCCAAGTCATTGAGGCGATGGTTAGGGTGTCTTGGCGACCATCTGAGTCTATGGCTCGATAGGCTCTACAGCTTGCAGACAACCAAGGTGAGTCTGTAGACCATCGAAAAGGTACAGCGAGCGATCGCACCACGGTTTTTTGAATCTGCATCATCCTTGGACGAACTGCCGTGATACCTTAATGAATGGCACAGCCCAACTGCCCCCCTCATCGCTCTAATTTCGCCGGTACCTCAGGTACCGTTGAGAGAGCATCTAGGCTAAGTTGATCCGATACCGGTTGTTTGTTGACATTGAGAATGCTGAACTTCATCAACCTCGAGCTATCGACACACATCCATTATCCGAGGGAGCAGCAACGGTAAAACCTGGATAGAAAGTATTGATCACAATCAACATTAAGTTTTGGTGTCGGTGAGCGTTGAAGGCTACAACAACGTTGACACAGTCGATTTGAGAAAGCACCGTCATATCTGAACCTGGAGGTATTTATGTCCGTTCGTTTATACATTGGTAATTTGCCCAAAGAAGTCGAAAAGCAAGAGTTTGAAGACGTCTTTGCAGAGTACGGGGAAGCCGCCTCAATGAAACTCATCACCGATCGTAAGACCGGGAAATGTCGTGGATTTGGGTTTGTGACCGTCAAAGATGACGAATTAGCCGACCAAATTATCGAAAAATTCAACGGCTACGAATTCAAAGAAACCACTCTCAAGATTGAGAAAGCACTGCCTCGGGCCAAAGCCAAGGCTGATGAAGCTGAAGGTTCAGCTCCTAGCCGCCGTGCTCCCAAAGGCGCTAAGCCCCGCCGTGCTGGTGACACCGCTGAGACAGCTACAACGGCCGCTCAGCCTGACCCACGCTGGGCCAGTGAACTAGAAAAGCTCAAGAGCCTGCTGGCAGCCCAAACAGCTAACTCCTAAGCAGCCGATAATTTGAATGACGTCAACTCTGCTGACTGGATCTGATGTCAGCAGAGTTTTTTTATGGGAATTTTCGTAGCCGTTGATCAAGGTCTACTAAGCCTTCAAGCTGGTTGACTGACCAACCTCAAAGACCCTCACCCCAAACCCCTCTCCCAGGGCGGTAGAGGGGCTTTGAAAACATCTGAACTTTTCTGGCTCCTCGTGGGGGAAAATGGGTTCGTCAATCAGGACTTCAAGACGCAGGGGACAACAGCTTCAGGAAAGTTGTGCTGCAGCATCGTCAAGGCTGGACAGGGTTCCTTGGCATCCAGATTATCCACATTGCTCCAACTGTAGGGAGCTTGCTCAGCCGCCGACATCCACAACAGACGCTTAGCACGGGTCATCGCCACGTAGAGCAATCGGTAGTCTTCCGCTGGCTTGAGGGCGATCGCTCGTTTCCAGGCCGCCTGGATGGTGGGTAGAGCCGTATCTTGATGGAGGTGGGCGCGCAGTTGGGTGCGGGCCACCTCCGCTAGGGTAAAGTCTCCTAGAAATT
This window encodes:
- a CDS encoding ABC transporter substrate-binding protein, encoding MTVGRGAIALPIMGLTACNPNPSAQDSNTVTILGSITGDGATVIQQVFEPFTEATGIQVNYVGNASFATLLPVQVAGGNPPDLALFPQPGLMADLAREGALVPLDPFLDADALSAAYDSNWLELGRVDGQMYGLWARADVKSLVWYRPDVFAAAGYEIPNTWDEMMDLTAAIAADGGVPWCLGMESGTASGWVGTDWVEDILLRSAGPEVYDQWVFHEIPFNSPPVRDAFERFGAIALNPDYVLGGPVGILSTPFGDSPLPMFDDPPGCYLHRQTNFISTFFPPDVAVGEDVAIFLLPEINPTIGQPVLVAGTAFGMLNDTPAARAVMDYLLTPTPHETWVRLENYVSPHRQVSSTAYQNTVTQQQADILANAEIVRFDASDLMPGAVGTGTFWSGIVDYVGGADLDTVLNTVDESWPSSP
- a CDS encoding M48 family metalloprotease, whose amino-acid sequence is MTHSPDASDRLPVNQFFQSADDDLVPPPTASLPTGLAALKQGHYKKAIAHLEAVCQSALDEATHLKAQMGLIKAYEKTGDLKLAIALCKPLCHHSSERIKQWSQQALTQLELRAAQPTPPAEAAPVPDPPAPPATTPQVPDQTGFVPLATPSSATQRQRVEWPAGGSTQIQPPSTQIQSSQTNEAESAPSNSPDTLTPPVSPEDGPPDEIAAHPPVVIEQPPESDRPLKEHGFTWRNGGRAQKWNALLPDKGQLVETWMIQGLTAIALVLVLRGLLQGIVIIAHSLRNLVTTLLYQQRYGFPSTGFLWWVVPIVLLLWAIAPWVMTGILRWNYGARSLSDEQLEQSSPESLRLVKRLCNRERCPRPRLLWLPATAPITLAYGHLPYTHHVVISQGALEQFQEEELASLIASNMAHILQHTNPLMTLLAIIIQLPYLLYWKCAVWSDRLAIPVVNLPLVLLSVIGYGLYRLLRYPALWLSRYRIQLSDRVAANETGNPNALSRALLKMSLGVAQDIQRQSHTPYGLESMDLLMPISHRSALSLSGASDLSTLEAILTWEVQNPHRRWLSINNTHPPLSDRLLFLSRCAQRWQLSPECILSSPVAPTLRLPALLRQAAPFVGLPIGIMLALALWGLGLVADWMRWDPLIWLWGDRPLLYGLGCIGCAIGLILRVNPMFPDITRQNSAINPPLPDLLTTAPPLPLTGHPVQLYGKLLGRPGWSNACEQDLLLQTESGLIKLHYLSPLGATGSPHRAIQNIVTITGWFRRGATPWIDVDRLQIQGRSSIKSGHPIWSTLTAFAIAFLGIWIIVRGIG
- a CDS encoding RNA-binding protein; translation: MSVRLYIGNLPKEVEKQEFEDVFAEYGEAASMKLITDRKTGKCRGFGFVTVKDDELADQIIEKFNGYEFKETTLKIEKALPRAKAKADEAEGSAPSRRAPKGAKPRRAGDTAETATTAAQPDPRWASELEKLKSLLAAQTANS